A stretch of Carya illinoinensis cultivar Pawnee chromosome 14, C.illinoinensisPawnee_v1, whole genome shotgun sequence DNA encodes these proteins:
- the LOC122294414 gene encoding disease resistance protein TAO1-like isoform X9, producing the protein MATQRPSSSTNSENTKKRKRDNSSCSEENETSSLPSSSTARWKHDVFLSFCGEDTRRSFTDHLYSYLKGKGILVFRDDESLERGTYISQELMQAIQESRYAIVIFSKNYAFSKWCLRELAEIVEWEEKKNLTIIPIFYHVDPSHVRKQRGTFAEAFAAHEKDPMVDIEESNTWRNAFTKVGYIKGEHINGDRYESTIIQQISEMILYNYTMPNILIHENQKIVGIDSRVGEILTLLHMESNDVRFLGIHGMGGVGKTTLAEIIYYRFYCQFKGSGFISCTRERSTTAPDLASLQKKLLSKIMQQEIHVWDHRDGLMLMSTRLRNKKVLIILDDVDCEKQLTALAGDHNWFGPGSRVIMTCRDSHLLERNKVNRYKVEPLHTTDALELFSLSAFDETHPPEDYKDLSMDFVNYAGGLPLALKVLGCFLFGRTIDFWKGARDNLKANPKPEIFDILKISFDGLEEPQKILFLDLACFSDRWIDFKKIYSADVIQVLIDKSLVSKDDVYFKERLTMHDLLKEMGRQIVRRECRQEPGRRSRLFHREDVVHVLNNDTGTDAIEGMALSCDSILGTNRTDITNAEAFSKMINLRLLYICAFGYIKGSGNPLEYMPSDKLQFLKWYGYPLKSWPRSFQPKNLIVLNMSDSCIEQLWTGSLVLPNLKELDLSSCVNLIEIPDLSGAPNLEIIKFVYCRSLCKVHPSIKVLKQLQESRMSHTRIKQLWKGLVVLPNLKELDLNSCENLIEIPDLSGAPNLEKINFSYCRSLCKQLWKGLVVLPNLKELDLNSCENLIEIPDLSEAPNLEKINFSGCRSLCKVHPSIKVLKQLQELRMSHTRIKQLWKGLVVLPNLKQLYVDFCENLIEIPDLSGAPNLEIIEFLYCRSLCKVHPSIKVLKQLQELRMSYTQIKQLWKGLVVLPNLKELDLNSCENLIEIPDLSGAPNLEKINFSGCISLCKQLWKGLVVLPNLKELNLNFCENLIEIPYLSGAPNLEKIEFSDCRSLCKQLWKGLDNLKELDLNSCENLIEISDLSEAPNLEIIDFSYCRNLCKVHPSIKVLKQLQELIMSHTRIKQLWKGLVGLDNLKKLDLRFSKNLIEIPNLSGAPNIEEIDFSYCRSLCKVHPSIKVLKQLQKLRMSGTRIKQLWKGLVVLPNLKELDLRFSKNLIKIPNLSGAPNLEKIDFSGCRSLCKFYPSIKVLQRQQELRMSGTRIKQLWKGLVGLDNLKYLNLSGCKNLIEIPYLSGAPNLEIINFSDCRSLCKVHPSIKKLKRLEELNMSGTRIKQLWKGSMVLPNLKVLDLSYCENLIEIPNLSGVPNLMKINFLGCRSLCKFCPSIKVPERLKILGLNKCLTRLLILDKFCLPSSFMSFSGLRELYLGGCNNISIFPSVICSLASLESLHLVGWSRLEKFPDLSRLECLKEFEAYGTAITQMPPVNLIPKNIRSLKIQRRKRMPRKSRDHLAMFINDCFLPKQSSYPTNHDIGSPVEYDMEEMQIYFGIAPFIEGWSLGSRIPEWVHNKSIGSSLQIELDGNTTSVIDCAIFIVFDCHQFHSPEATSIPRLFKETSHVTCSFCCERDDGSLEHFDSGFSLSLVEPSVCWAYARTPLKSNSSDNQSFIKISIKEISSQTPVEVKEWGLHLVCPDDTGLGLGSDLDFYRQFYSAWKCGMTRNED; encoded by the exons ATGGCCACTCAAAGACCCTCTTCATCTACTAATTCCGAGAatactaagaaaagaaaaagagacaaTTCATCTTGTTCGGAAGAAAATGAAACCTCTTCCTTACCTTCTTCCTCGACGGCTCGATGGAAACATGATGTTTTCCTTAGTTTCTGTGGCGAAGACACTCGCAGAAGTTTTACGGATCATCTATATTCCTATTTAAAAGGGAAAGGTATTCTCGTCTTTAGGGATGACGAATCACTCGAGCGAGGAACATACATTTCTCAAGAGCTTATGCAAGCAATTCAAGAATCCCGATACGCCattgtcattttttcaaaaaattatgctttttcGAAATGGTGCCTCAGGGAACTTGCCGAGATCGTTGAATGGGAGGAAAAGAAGAATCTCACAATTATTCCTATTTTCTACCATGTGGATCCTTCCCATGTAAGAAAACAAAGAGGGACTTTTGCAGAAGCTTTCGCCGCACATGAAAAAGATCCCATGGTAGACATCGAAGAGAGTAATACTTGGAGAAATGCTTTCACAAAAGTCGGTTATATTAAGGGAGAGCACATAAATGGGGACAG GTACGAGTCAACAATTATACAACAAATCAGTGAAATGATACTCTACAATTATACAATGCCAAATATTCTAATTCATGAAAACCAGAAAATTGTTGGAATAGACTCCCGTGTAGGGGAAATTTTGACCTTATTGCATATGGAATCGAATGACGTTCGCTTCTTAGGAATTCATGGGATGGGTGGCGTTGGTAAAACAACGCTGGcggaaataatttattatagatTTTATTGTCAATTCAAAGGAAGCGGCTTTATTTCTTGTACTAGAGAAAGATCTACTACTGCTCCTGATCTAGCttctttacaaaaaaaactTCTTTCTAAGATCATGCAACAAGAAATACATGTATGGGATCATCGCGATGGACTCATGTTGATGAGCACCAGGTTGCGGAATAAAAAGGTTCTTATcattcttgatgatgtggattGTGAAAAGCAACTGACGGCATTAGCAGGGGATCATAATTGGTTTGGTCCAGGGAGTAGGGTAATTATGACATGCAGAGATAGTCATCTGTTGGAAAGAAATAAAGTGAATAGATATAAGGTTGAGCCGCTTCATACCACCGATGCTTTGGAGCTCTTTAGTTTGTCAGCCTTCGACGAAACCCATCCTCCAGAGGATTACAAGGATCTATCTATGGATTTTGTGAATTATGCTGGAGGCCTTCCTTTAGCTCTTAAAGTTTTGGGTTGCTTCTTATTTGGGAGAACAATAGATTTCTGGAAAGGTGCTAGGGATAACTTGAAAGCGAATCCTAAACCTGAAATTTTTGATATTcttaaaataagttttgatGGGCTGGAGGAACCgcagaaaatattgtttttggatcTGGCATGTTTTTCTGATCGATGGatagattttaagaaaatatattcgGCCGACGTCATTCAGGTTCTCATCGATAAGTCACTCGTAAGCAAAGATGACGTATACTTTAAAGAAAGGTTGACCATGCATGATTTGCTAAAAGAAATGGGTCGGCAAATAGTTCGCCGCGAATGTCGTCAAGAACCTGGACGACGTAGTAGGCTGTTTCATCGTGAAGATGTCGTTCACGTACTGAATAATGATACT GGAACTGATGCAATTGAAGGCATGGCCCTCAGTTGTGATAGTATTCTTGGAACAAATCGTACCGATATAACTAATGCCGAAGCATTCTCAAAGATGATAAATTTGAGATTACTTTATATCTGTGCTTTTGGATATATAAAAGGGTCTGGAAATCCTTTAGAATACATGCCAAGCGATAAGTTGCAGTTCCTAAAATGGTATGGATATCCTTTGAAATCCTGGCCGCGGAGTTTCCAACCAAAAAATCttattgtattaaatatgtCTGATAGCTGCATCGAACAACTATGGACGGGGTCGTTG GTTTTACCCAATTTGAAGGAATTAGATCTGAGTTCTTGTGTGAACTTGATTGAAATACCAGATTTGAGTGGAGCTCCAAATctcgagataataaaatttgtatattGTAGAAGCTTGTGTAAGGTCCACCCATCCATCAAAGTGCTCAAACAACTACAAGAATCAAGAATGTCTcacacccgaatcaaacaactaTGGAAGGGGTTGGTT GTTTTACCCAATTTGAAGGAATTAGATCTGAATTCTTGTGAGAACTTGATTGAAATACCAGATTTGAGTGGAGCTCCAAATCtcgagaaaataaatttttcatattgtAGAAGCTTGTGTAAACAACTATGGAAGGGGTTGGTG GTTTTACCCAATTTGAAGGAATTAGATCTGAATTCTTGTGAGAACTTGATTGAAATACCAGATTTGAGTGAAGCCCCAAATCtcgagaaaataaatttttcaggTTGTAGAAGCTTGTGTAAGGTCCACCCATCCATCAAAGTGCTCAAACAACTACAAGAATTAAGAATGTCTcacacccgaatcaaacaactaTGGAAGGGGTTGGTG GTTTTACCCAATTTGAAACAATTATATGTGGATTTTTGTGAGAACTTGATTGAAATACCAGATTTGAGTGGAGCTCCAAATCTCGagataatagaatttttatattgtaGAAGCTTGTGTAAGGTCCACCCATCCATCAAAGTGCTCAAACAACTACAAGAATTAAGAATGTCTTACACCCAAATCAAACAACTATGGAAGGGGTTGGTG GTTTTACCCAATTTGAAGGAATTAGATCTGAATTCTTGTGAGAACTTGATTGAAATACCAGATTTGAGTGGAGCTCCAAATCtcgagaaaataaatttttcaggTTGTATAAGCTTGTGTAAACAACTATGGAAGGGGTTGGTG GTTTTACCCAATTTGAAGGAATTAAATCTGAATTTTTGTGAGAACTTGATTGAAATACCATATTTGAGTGGAGCTCCAAATCTCGAGAAAATAGAGTTTTCAGATTGTAGAAGCTTGTGTAAACAACTATGGAAG GGTTTAGACAATTTGAAGGAATTAGATCTGAATTCTTGTGAGAACTTGATTGAAATATCAGATTTGAGTGAAGCTCCAAATCTCGAGATAATAGACTTTTCATATTGTAGAAACTTGTGTAAGGTCCACCCATCCATCAAAGTGCTCAAACAACTACAAGAATTAATAATGTCTcacacccgaatcaaacaactaTGGAAGGGGTTGGTG GGTTTAGacaatttgaagaaattagattTGAGGTTTTCTAAGAACTTGATTGAAATACCAAATTTGAGTGGAGCCCCAAATATTGAGGAAATAGACTTTTCATATTGTAGAAGCTTGTGTAAGGTCCACCCATCCATCAAAGTGCTCAaacaactacaaaaattaagaatgtctggcacccgaatcaaacaactaTGGAAGGGGTTGGTG GTTTTACCCAATTTGAAGGAATTAGATCTGAGGTTTTCTAAGAACTTGATTAAAATACCAAATTTGAGTGGAGCCCCAAATCTCGAGAAAATAGATTTTTCAGGTTGTAGAAGCTTGTGTAAGTTCTACCCATCCATCAAAGTGCTCCAACGACAACAAGAATTAAGAATGTCtggcacccgaatcaaacaactaTGGAAGGGGTTGGTG GGTTTAGACAATTTGAAGTACTTAAATCTGAGTGGCTGTAAGAACTTGATTGAAATACCATATTTGAGTGGAGCCCCAAATCTTGAGATAATAAACTTTTCAGATTGTAGAAGCTTGTGTAAGGTCCACCCATCCATCAAAAAGCTCAAACGACTAGAAGAATTAAATATGTCtggcacccgaatcaaacaactaTGGAAGGGATCGATG GTTTTACCCAATTTGAAGGTATTAGATCTGAGTTATTGTGAGAACTTGATTGAAATACCAAATTTGAGTGGAGTCCCAAAtctcatgaaaataaattttttaggttGTAGAAGCTTGTGTAAGTTCTGCCCATCCATCAAAGTGCCCGAACGACTAAAAATTTTGGGTTTAAACAAATGTCTTACAAGACTACTAATTCTAGACAAGTTCTGCTTACCATCATCGTTTATGAGTTTCTCAGGCCTTCGCGAATTATATTTAGGAGGTTGCaataacatttcaatttttccGAGTGTTATTTGTAGTTTGGCATCTCTTGAAAGTCTCCATTTGGTTGGTTGGTCAAGACTAGAAAAATTTCCAGACCTGAGTAGGTTGGAATGCTTAAAGGAATTTGAGGCATACGGAACTGCTATAACACAAATGCCACCTGTCAATCTAATCCCCAAGAACATCCGTTCCTTAAAGATCCAAAGACGAAAGAGGATGCCACGTAAATCAAGAGATCATTTAGCCATGTTCATTAATGACTGTTTTTTGCCGAAACAAAGCTCATATCCCACCAATCATGATATTGGATCACCTGTGGAATATGACATGGAAGAAATGCAAATTTATTTCGGCATTGCG CCGTTTATAGAAGGGTGGTCGTTGGGATCTAGAATCCCGGAGTGGGTCCACAATAAAAGTATTGGCTCCTCTTTACAGATAGAGTTGGATGGTAATACGACGTCGGTGATAGATTGTGCCATCTTTATAGTTTTTGATTGTCATCAATTCCATTCCCCTGAAGCTACTTCAATTCCTCGGCTATTCAAGGAAACTTCACATGTGACTTGTAGCTTTTGTTGTGAGAGAGATGATGGTTCTTTAGAACATTTTGATTCCGGATTCAGTCTCTCTCTCGTTGAGCCAAGTGTATGCTGGGCATATGCACGTACTCCTCTGAAATCGAATAGTTCGGATAATCAGAGCTTCATTAAGATTTCAATTAAAGAGATTTCTTCTCAAACTCCTGTAGAAGTGAAAGAATGGGGGTTACATTTAGTATGTCCGGACGATACTGGTCTTGGTTTGGGATCAGATTTAGATTTCTATCGTCAATTTTATTCAGCATGGAAATGCGGTATGACGAGAAATGAAGATTAG
- the LOC122294414 gene encoding disease resistance protein TAO1-like isoform X5, producing MATQRPSSSTNSENTKKRKRDNSSCSEENETSSLPSSSTARWKHDVFLSFCGEDTRRSFTDHLYSYLKGKGILVFRDDESLERGTYISQELMQAIQESRYAIVIFSKNYAFSKWCLRELAEIVEWEEKKNLTIIPIFYHVDPSHVRKQRGTFAEAFAAHEKDPMVDIEESNTWRNAFTKVGYIKGEHINGDRYESTIIQQISEMILYNYTMPNILIHENQKIVGIDSRVGEILTLLHMESNDVRFLGIHGMGGVGKTTLAEIIYYRFYCQFKGSGFISCTRERSTTAPDLASLQKKLLSKIMQQEIHVWDHRDGLMLMSTRLRNKKVLIILDDVDCEKQLTALAGDHNWFGPGSRVIMTCRDSHLLERNKVNRYKVEPLHTTDALELFSLSAFDETHPPEDYKDLSMDFVNYAGGLPLALKVLGCFLFGRTIDFWKGARDNLKANPKPEIFDILKISFDGLEEPQKILFLDLACFSDRWIDFKKIYSADVIQVLIDKSLVSKDDVYFKERLTMHDLLKEMGRQIVRRECRQEPGRRSRLFHREDVVHVLNNDTGTDAIEGMALSCDSILGTNRTDITNAEAFSKMINLRLLYICAFGYIKGSGNPLEYMPSDKLQFLKWYGYPLKSWPRSFQPKNLIVLNMSDSCIEQLWTGSLVLPNLKELDLSSCVNLIEIPDLSGAPNLEIIKFVYCRSLCKVHPSIKVLKQLQESRMSHTRIKQLWKGLVVLPNLKELDLNSCENLIEIPDLSGAPNLEKINFSYCRSLCKQLWKGLVVLPNLKELDLNSCENLIEIPDLSEAPNLEKINFSGCRSLCKVHPSIKVLKQLQELRMSHTRIKQLWKGLVVLPNLKQLYLNFCENLIEIPDLSGAPNIEEIDFSYCRSLCKVHPSIKVLKQLQKLKMSCTRIKQLWKGLVVLPNLKQLYVDFCENLIEIPDLSGAPNLEIIEFLYCRSLCKVHPSIKVLKQLQELRMSYTQIKQLWKGLVVLPNLKELDLNSCENLIEIPDLSGAPNLEKINFSGCISLCKQLWKGLVVLPNLKELNLNFCENLIEIPYLSGAPNLEKIEFSDCRSLCKQLWKGLDNLKELDLNSCENLIEISDLSEAPNLEIIDFSYCRNLCKVHPSIKVLKQLQELIMSHTRIKQLWKGLVVLPNLKELDLRFSKNLIKIPNLSGAPNLEKIDFSGCRSLCKFYPSIKVLQRQQELRMSGTRIKQLWKGLVGLDNLKYLNLSGCKNLIEIPYLSGAPNLEIINFSDCRSLCKVHPSIKKLKRLEELNMSGTRIKQLWKGSMVLPNLKVLDLSYCENLIEIPNLSGVPNLMKINFLGCRSLCKFCPSIKVPERLKILGLNKCLTRLLILDKFCLPSSFMSFSGLRELYLGGCNNISIFPSVICSLASLESLHLVGWSRLEKFPDLSRLECLKEFEAYGTAITQMPPVNLIPKNIRSLKIQRRKRMPRKSRDHLAMFINDCFLPKQSSYPTNHDIGSPVEYDMEEMQIYFGIAPFIEGWSLGSRIPEWVHNKSIGSSLQIELDGNTTSVIDCAIFIVFDCHQFHSPEATSIPRLFKETSHVTCSFCCERDDGSLEHFDSGFSLSLVEPSVCWAYARTPLKSNSSDNQSFIKISIKEISSQTPVEVKEWGLHLVCPDDTGLGLGSDLDFYRQFYSAWKCGMTRNED from the exons ATGGCCACTCAAAGACCCTCTTCATCTACTAATTCCGAGAatactaagaaaagaaaaagagacaaTTCATCTTGTTCGGAAGAAAATGAAACCTCTTCCTTACCTTCTTCCTCGACGGCTCGATGGAAACATGATGTTTTCCTTAGTTTCTGTGGCGAAGACACTCGCAGAAGTTTTACGGATCATCTATATTCCTATTTAAAAGGGAAAGGTATTCTCGTCTTTAGGGATGACGAATCACTCGAGCGAGGAACATACATTTCTCAAGAGCTTATGCAAGCAATTCAAGAATCCCGATACGCCattgtcattttttcaaaaaattatgctttttcGAAATGGTGCCTCAGGGAACTTGCCGAGATCGTTGAATGGGAGGAAAAGAAGAATCTCACAATTATTCCTATTTTCTACCATGTGGATCCTTCCCATGTAAGAAAACAAAGAGGGACTTTTGCAGAAGCTTTCGCCGCACATGAAAAAGATCCCATGGTAGACATCGAAGAGAGTAATACTTGGAGAAATGCTTTCACAAAAGTCGGTTATATTAAGGGAGAGCACATAAATGGGGACAG GTACGAGTCAACAATTATACAACAAATCAGTGAAATGATACTCTACAATTATACAATGCCAAATATTCTAATTCATGAAAACCAGAAAATTGTTGGAATAGACTCCCGTGTAGGGGAAATTTTGACCTTATTGCATATGGAATCGAATGACGTTCGCTTCTTAGGAATTCATGGGATGGGTGGCGTTGGTAAAACAACGCTGGcggaaataatttattatagatTTTATTGTCAATTCAAAGGAAGCGGCTTTATTTCTTGTACTAGAGAAAGATCTACTACTGCTCCTGATCTAGCttctttacaaaaaaaactTCTTTCTAAGATCATGCAACAAGAAATACATGTATGGGATCATCGCGATGGACTCATGTTGATGAGCACCAGGTTGCGGAATAAAAAGGTTCTTATcattcttgatgatgtggattGTGAAAAGCAACTGACGGCATTAGCAGGGGATCATAATTGGTTTGGTCCAGGGAGTAGGGTAATTATGACATGCAGAGATAGTCATCTGTTGGAAAGAAATAAAGTGAATAGATATAAGGTTGAGCCGCTTCATACCACCGATGCTTTGGAGCTCTTTAGTTTGTCAGCCTTCGACGAAACCCATCCTCCAGAGGATTACAAGGATCTATCTATGGATTTTGTGAATTATGCTGGAGGCCTTCCTTTAGCTCTTAAAGTTTTGGGTTGCTTCTTATTTGGGAGAACAATAGATTTCTGGAAAGGTGCTAGGGATAACTTGAAAGCGAATCCTAAACCTGAAATTTTTGATATTcttaaaataagttttgatGGGCTGGAGGAACCgcagaaaatattgtttttggatcTGGCATGTTTTTCTGATCGATGGatagattttaagaaaatatattcgGCCGACGTCATTCAGGTTCTCATCGATAAGTCACTCGTAAGCAAAGATGACGTATACTTTAAAGAAAGGTTGACCATGCATGATTTGCTAAAAGAAATGGGTCGGCAAATAGTTCGCCGCGAATGTCGTCAAGAACCTGGACGACGTAGTAGGCTGTTTCATCGTGAAGATGTCGTTCACGTACTGAATAATGATACT GGAACTGATGCAATTGAAGGCATGGCCCTCAGTTGTGATAGTATTCTTGGAACAAATCGTACCGATATAACTAATGCCGAAGCATTCTCAAAGATGATAAATTTGAGATTACTTTATATCTGTGCTTTTGGATATATAAAAGGGTCTGGAAATCCTTTAGAATACATGCCAAGCGATAAGTTGCAGTTCCTAAAATGGTATGGATATCCTTTGAAATCCTGGCCGCGGAGTTTCCAACCAAAAAATCttattgtattaaatatgtCTGATAGCTGCATCGAACAACTATGGACGGGGTCGTTG GTTTTACCCAATTTGAAGGAATTAGATCTGAGTTCTTGTGTGAACTTGATTGAAATACCAGATTTGAGTGGAGCTCCAAATctcgagataataaaatttgtatattGTAGAAGCTTGTGTAAGGTCCACCCATCCATCAAAGTGCTCAAACAACTACAAGAATCAAGAATGTCTcacacccgaatcaaacaactaTGGAAGGGGTTGGTT GTTTTACCCAATTTGAAGGAATTAGATCTGAATTCTTGTGAGAACTTGATTGAAATACCAGATTTGAGTGGAGCTCCAAATCtcgagaaaataaatttttcatattgtAGAAGCTTGTGTAAACAACTATGGAAGGGGTTGGTG GTTTTACCCAATTTGAAGGAATTAGATCTGAATTCTTGTGAGAACTTGATTGAAATACCAGATTTGAGTGAAGCCCCAAATCtcgagaaaataaatttttcaggTTGTAGAAGCTTGTGTAAGGTCCACCCATCCATCAAAGTGCTCAAACAACTACAAGAATTAAGAATGTCTcacacccgaatcaaacaactaTGGAAGGGGTTGGTG GTTTTACCCAATTTGAAGCAATTATATCTGAATTTTTGTGAGAACTTGATTGAAATACCAGATTTGAGTGGAGCCCCAAATATTGAGGAAATAGACTTTTCATATTGTAGAAGCTTGTGTAAGGTCCACCCATCTATCAAAGTGCTCAaacaactacaaaaattaaaaatgtcttgcacccgaatcaaacaactaTGGAAGGGGTTGGTG GTTTTACCCAATTTGAAACAATTATATGTGGATTTTTGTGAGAACTTGATTGAAATACCAGATTTGAGTGGAGCTCCAAATCTCGagataatagaatttttatattgtaGAAGCTTGTGTAAGGTCCACCCATCCATCAAAGTGCTCAAACAACTACAAGAATTAAGAATGTCTTACACCCAAATCAAACAACTATGGAAGGGGTTGGTG GTTTTACCCAATTTGAAGGAATTAGATCTGAATTCTTGTGAGAACTTGATTGAAATACCAGATTTGAGTGGAGCTCCAAATCtcgagaaaataaatttttcaggTTGTATAAGCTTGTGTAAACAACTATGGAAGGGGTTGGTG GTTTTACCCAATTTGAAGGAATTAAATCTGAATTTTTGTGAGAACTTGATTGAAATACCATATTTGAGTGGAGCTCCAAATCTCGAGAAAATAGAGTTTTCAGATTGTAGAAGCTTGTGTAAACAACTATGGAAG GGTTTAGACAATTTGAAGGAATTAGATCTGAATTCTTGTGAGAACTTGATTGAAATATCAGATTTGAGTGAAGCTCCAAATCTCGAGATAATAGACTTTTCATATTGTAGAAACTTGTGTAAGGTCCACCCATCCATCAAAGTGCTCAAACAACTACAAGAATTAATAATGTCTcacacccgaatcaaacaactaTGGAAGGGGTTGGTG GTTTTACCCAATTTGAAGGAATTAGATCTGAGGTTTTCTAAGAACTTGATTAAAATACCAAATTTGAGTGGAGCCCCAAATCTCGAGAAAATAGATTTTTCAGGTTGTAGAAGCTTGTGTAAGTTCTACCCATCCATCAAAGTGCTCCAACGACAACAAGAATTAAGAATGTCtggcacccgaatcaaacaactaTGGAAGGGGTTGGTG GGTTTAGACAATTTGAAGTACTTAAATCTGAGTGGCTGTAAGAACTTGATTGAAATACCATATTTGAGTGGAGCCCCAAATCTTGAGATAATAAACTTTTCAGATTGTAGAAGCTTGTGTAAGGTCCACCCATCCATCAAAAAGCTCAAACGACTAGAAGAATTAAATATGTCtggcacccgaatcaaacaactaTGGAAGGGATCGATG GTTTTACCCAATTTGAAGGTATTAGATCTGAGTTATTGTGAGAACTTGATTGAAATACCAAATTTGAGTGGAGTCCCAAAtctcatgaaaataaattttttaggttGTAGAAGCTTGTGTAAGTTCTGCCCATCCATCAAAGTGCCCGAACGACTAAAAATTTTGGGTTTAAACAAATGTCTTACAAGACTACTAATTCTAGACAAGTTCTGCTTACCATCATCGTTTATGAGTTTCTCAGGCCTTCGCGAATTATATTTAGGAGGTTGCaataacatttcaatttttccGAGTGTTATTTGTAGTTTGGCATCTCTTGAAAGTCTCCATTTGGTTGGTTGGTCAAGACTAGAAAAATTTCCAGACCTGAGTAGGTTGGAATGCTTAAAGGAATTTGAGGCATACGGAACTGCTATAACACAAATGCCACCTGTCAATCTAATCCCCAAGAACATCCGTTCCTTAAAGATCCAAAGACGAAAGAGGATGCCACGTAAATCAAGAGATCATTTAGCCATGTTCATTAATGACTGTTTTTTGCCGAAACAAAGCTCATATCCCACCAATCATGATATTGGATCACCTGTGGAATATGACATGGAAGAAATGCAAATTTATTTCGGCATTGCG CCGTTTATAGAAGGGTGGTCGTTGGGATCTAGAATCCCGGAGTGGGTCCACAATAAAAGTATTGGCTCCTCTTTACAGATAGAGTTGGATGGTAATACGACGTCGGTGATAGATTGTGCCATCTTTATAGTTTTTGATTGTCATCAATTCCATTCCCCTGAAGCTACTTCAATTCCTCGGCTATTCAAGGAAACTTCACATGTGACTTGTAGCTTTTGTTGTGAGAGAGATGATGGTTCTTTAGAACATTTTGATTCCGGATTCAGTCTCTCTCTCGTTGAGCCAAGTGTATGCTGGGCATATGCACGTACTCCTCTGAAATCGAATAGTTCGGATAATCAGAGCTTCATTAAGATTTCAATTAAAGAGATTTCTTCTCAAACTCCTGTAGAAGTGAAAGAATGGGGGTTACATTTAGTATGTCCGGACGATACTGGTCTTGGTTTGGGATCAGATTTAGATTTCTATCGTCAATTTTATTCAGCATGGAAATGCGGTATGACGAGAAATGAAGATTAG